DNA sequence from the Salinibacter sp. 10B genome:
TATCATACAATAAAGAAGGTGATTATATAGACGAATTTAAAACTGATCATCCAGTTAATAAGCTAAAAGTGTTTGAAAAGTCAATAGTAGCTAGAGACGTAGGTGTAAAAAGTATGTTAGTAGAATATGACAAAAAAGGAAAAGTTATAAAAAAATACGGAAAGAATCTATACAATAACCCAATGGATGAAGTGGGGCATATTTTTATAGGCGGAAGCAAAAAAGATGATTTGCTATATTTGATGCAATACACTAATATAGTGTTAGGTATGCAAAATAACAGAATGTCAAAACTAGATACATTAATGAATAATGTATCCAGTTCTGAAAAAGAAGATAGCGGGCCAGGAGAAGAAAAAGAAAATATGAAAAGGTTTTCGCAGCCAGACCCAAAGACAGAGCATTATGATTCTAACGTATATAACGAAAGGTTTTTTATTTTAACCAAAAAAGAGGTACATGATAGCGCAAAAAATGATGGTGTATCATTGTTAGATGTATACGATAATAATTTTAATTATATTACAACATACAAGCTCCACGATAAGACTAAAAAGGCATTTGTTGCTAATGGGTGCATATATTCTATTACAGAAAGTAATGTTAGAGTATATGATATATAATTAATAAAAAAATATATGTAAAATACAAGGAAGGCATTCAAGTACAATGATGTAAAATTTAAATAATACTTTAATAAATTAATAAGTATTGAACACTTTAAGTTTTTATAATTTGAGAGAGGTAAATATAATTGACCATTTCAAGAGAAAAATTAAAGTGACTTGAGTCCTGCAAGAAATTCAAATTCCTGCGCGAACACGCGGAGGATTTATACCAGGCAAAGGAAGTAACAGCGACTCAAATCTCTAAGAGAGGGTGCTTCGTTACGGAGGAGTCGTGGCCGACTGAACACTTAAGATTCTTGACTACGGAGAGGTCAAACCGCCAGTGTCCGAATAGGAAGTGGCTCAACTAGAAGTGAACCTTCAAGAACTTGAAACGGATACCGCCGGATTCTTCCAGAGCTTGAGGAGCGCATCGGCCAGCGGGTCAACCATAAACAGCTCAGAAGGCTTTTTAACGAGCATGAGCTGGCTTTGACGAAGCGAAGCCCCTCGCCTGTAGAAAAGATTCTGGAGGAGGCCTCTGAGCAGCTCAACCTCTTGTAAGAACGAGATCCCGGGCTGTTGGAGGCCTTCTCAACTGACCTTACCGAGGTTCGCTATGCCATGGAAACCGCAAGGCTCATTTGATGGCCGTCGTCGACCTAGAGGGCAAGTTTGTGCCGGGTTGGACAGTTGGCCCGAGTGCCATCGGGATCTGACTCTACGTTGCTGGCTGGAAGCGCGTTCGTGAGCGGATGACTTCCCTCGGCTTGGATCTGAACGGACGAATCGTACATCATGACCAAGACAGTGTATACCCCAGTTACCGAGGGCTTAGGGCGATCCTGCTGGGGGACGGCATGCGGGGGAGCTACTCCGAGAACGAAGACATTCCTCAATCGGGTA
Encoded proteins:
- a CDS encoding 6-bladed beta-propeller produces the protein MTYRLTTIILPFLLLVGCSGQDEFENRNFTNAKYLEGVSNEISNDVLNPFDIVVEDNIYVVDNGDQKVKSFSKSGVYKGSIGRGKGSGPGEVVQVGEFDIHKDTLWIADMMGRKVVSYNKEGDYIDEFKTDHPVNKLKVFEKSIVARDVGVKSMLVEYDKKGKVIKKYGKNLYNNPMDEVGHIFIGGSKKDDLLYLMQYTNIVLGMQNNRMSKLDTLMNNVSSSEKEDSGPGEEKENMKRFSQPDPKTEHYDSNVYNERFFILTKKEVHDSAKNDGVSLLDVYDNNFNYITTYKLHDKTKKAFVANGCIYSITESNVRVYDI